A region from the Methylocella sp. genome encodes:
- a CDS encoding IS3 family transposase (programmed frameshift) encodes MPRKRQKAEEIVAKLRQVEVLSAQGRPVAEAIRSIGVTEVTYYRWRSEYGGLKGDQVKRLKELEAENTRLRRAVSDLTLEKLILKEAAFGKLLSSARRRACVEHVIAEHGVSERFACRVLGQHRSTQRKVPTKPDDEAALIADITALAIQYGRYGYRRITAMLWERGWKVNVKRVERIWRREGLKVPARQPKRGRLWLNDGSCVRLRPQCPNHVWSYDFVEDRTHDGRKYRMLNIIDEFTRECIAIRINRQLKAADVIDVLSDLFILRGVPIHIRSDNGPEFIAKALRDWIAAVGAKTAYIMPGSPWENGYCESFNSKLRDELLNGEIFYTLKEAKVVIERWRRHYNTVRPHSSLGYKPPAPKTLQWPASQSGPASPATPAIAPGPTMH; translated from the exons ATGCCGAGGAAAAGACAGAAGGCGGAAGAGATCGTCGCGAAGCTACGGCAAGTCGAAGTGCTTAGCGCGCAAGGGCGACCGGTCGCGGAGGCGATCCGCTCGATAGGGGTGACGGAAGTTACATACTATCGATGGCGGTCGGAATACGGCGGCCTGAAGGGCGATCAGGTGAAGCGGCTGAAGGAGCTGGAGGCGGAGAATACGCGGCTCCGTCGAGCGGTGTCCGATTTGACGCTTGAGAAGCTGATCCTGAAAGAGGCTGCCT TCGGGAAACTTCTGAGCTCCGCGCGTCGTCGCGCCTGCGTGGAGCATGTGATCGCCGAACATGGCGTTTCCGAGCGGTTCGCTTGCCGGGTTCTCGGTCAGCATCGCTCCACGCAGCGCAAGGTTCCGACCAAGCCCGATGACGAAGCGGCATTGATCGCCGACATCACGGCGCTCGCCATCCAGTACGGCCGCTATGGCTACCGCCGCATCACGGCGATGTTGTGGGAGCGAGGCTGGAAGGTCAACGTCAAACGGGTCGAGCGGATCTGGCGACGCGAGGGGCTGAAAGTTCCGGCCAGACAACCCAAGCGCGGGCGTCTCTGGCTCAATGACGGCTCGTGCGTCCGGCTGCGCCCGCAATGCCCCAACCACGTCTGGTCCTATGACTTCGTCGAGGACCGCACTCATGATGGCAGGAAATATCGCATGCTGAATATCATCGACGAATTTACCCGCGAATGCATCGCGATCAGGATTAACCGGCAGCTGAAGGCAGCGGACGTCATCGACGTTCTCTCGGACCTCTTCATCTTGCGAGGGGTTCCGATCCACATTCGTTCCGACAACGGCCCGGAGTTCATCGCCAAGGCGTTGCGTGACTGGATTGCCGCCGTCGGCGCGAAGACCGCCTACATCATGCCGGGCAGTCCCTGGGAGAACGGCTATTGCGAGAGCTTCAACTCGAAGCTGCGCGACGAGCTTTTGAATGGTGAAATCTTCTACACTCTCAAGGAGGCGAAGGTCGTCATTGAGCGATGGCGACGCCACTACAACACCGTGCGCCCGCACTCATCGCTGGGCTACAAGCCGCCAGCCCCGAAGACCCTGCAATGGCCGGCTTCGCAATCCGGACCAGCTTCGCCCGCCACGCCAGCAATAGCGCCAGGGCCGACAATGCACTAA